Proteins co-encoded in one Timaviella obliquedivisa GSE-PSE-MK23-08B genomic window:
- the ureA gene encoding urease subunit gamma: MQLTPQEKDKLLIFTAALVAERRKARGVKLNYPEAIAYISAAILEGARDGRTVAELMSFGTTLLTRTEVMEGIPEMIHEVQVEATFPDGTKLVTVHDPIR, translated from the coding sequence TCAAGAAAAAGACAAATTGCTGATTTTTACTGCCGCGCTAGTTGCCGAACGGCGGAAAGCTCGGGGCGTTAAGCTGAACTATCCGGAGGCGATCGCCTACATCTCTGCGGCTATTCTTGAAGGCGCCAGGGATGGGCGCACGGTTGCCGAACTCATGAGCTTTGGCACAACGCTGCTAACCCGGACAGAAGTCATGGAAGGCATCCCTGAAATGATTCATGAAGTCCAGGTCGAAGCTACTTTCCCTGATGGCACGAAGCTAGTAACCGTGCATGATCCTATTCGGTAG
- the xseB gene encoding exodeoxyribonuclease VII small subunit, whose product MRLPANWRYEATVAEIEATIEQIESGELPLSEVFDQFSTAVEQLRQCEGFLNRQQQQVDLLIETLLDEPTE is encoded by the coding sequence ATGCGCCTTCCGGCAAATTGGCGTTACGAAGCAACTGTCGCAGAAATTGAGGCGACTATCGAGCAGATTGAAAGCGGAGAACTTCCTTTATCTGAGGTGTTTGACCAGTTCTCTACAGCCGTTGAGCAGTTGCGCCAGTGCGAGGGATTTCTGAATCGCCAGCAGCAGCAGGTAGACCTACTCATTGAGACGCTGTTAGATGAGCCTACCGAATAG
- a CDS encoding exodeoxyribonuclease VII large subunit has protein sequence MNDNFPSLIIPDTALSVAGLTSYIQDLLEQDNQLVQVWVTGEVSSTNHYQSGLFFTLQDPEAKATLSCVVWKSQMGKLATLPVQGEQIILLGRISVYPQRGSYQLVVWQVLPAGEGLRSLRYRQLRKRLELEGLFDDDRKQPLPPYPQAIAVVTSPQAAAWGDIKRTLKRRHPGMQVLLSPALVQGDQAPAAIVQAIQRVERDGRAEVLILSRGGGAVEDLACFNDERVVRAIADCPIPIVSGIGHQRDESLADLVADVCAHTPTAAAEQAVPNLRDVIADHRDRIALLHQTTQQAIDQSSAQVQRIKGKIRRLHLDRQIRQQGQAIAWMRQRLTQSALQPVQEATQHCELLRQKLSALDPAAVLSRGYALIRHTDGTVVRSTAQLMPGQALTVQLAQGQMRVTVQEITTPEQNS, from the coding sequence ATGAACGATAATTTTCCTAGTCTGATTATTCCTGACACTGCTCTTTCGGTGGCAGGGCTGACTTCCTATATTCAAGACTTGTTAGAGCAGGATAATCAGCTTGTTCAGGTTTGGGTAACAGGGGAGGTTTCGAGCACCAATCATTATCAGAGCGGGTTGTTCTTTACGCTGCAAGACCCTGAGGCTAAGGCAACCCTTAGCTGCGTCGTTTGGAAAAGTCAGATGGGTAAGTTGGCGACGCTGCCCGTTCAGGGAGAGCAAATTATCCTTCTAGGTCGAATTAGTGTCTATCCTCAGCGGGGTAGCTACCAGTTAGTGGTGTGGCAGGTGTTGCCCGCAGGCGAGGGGCTACGATCGCTCCGTTACCGCCAGTTGCGTAAGCGGCTAGAACTAGAAGGATTGTTTGATGACGATCGCAAACAACCTCTGCCGCCCTACCCTCAAGCGATCGCCGTAGTCACATCCCCCCAGGCAGCGGCTTGGGGAGACATCAAGCGCACCCTCAAGCGCCGTCATCCGGGAATGCAGGTGTTGTTATCACCAGCCCTGGTTCAGGGTGACCAGGCACCTGCCGCGATCGTCCAGGCGATTCAACGAGTCGAGCGAGACGGACGAGCCGAGGTGCTGATTTTGTCGCGGGGCGGTGGGGCAGTGGAAGACCTGGCTTGCTTTAACGATGAACGAGTAGTGAGAGCAATCGCTGATTGCCCGATCCCGATCGTCTCTGGCATTGGGCATCAGCGGGATGAATCGCTGGCAGATTTGGTTGCTGATGTTTGTGCTCATACGCCCACGGCAGCAGCAGAGCAAGCCGTACCTAATCTCAGAGATGTCATTGCCGATCACCGCGATCGCATTGCCCTACTGCACCAAACTACGCAGCAAGCGATCGATCAATCCAGTGCGCAGGTTCAACGGATAAAGGGCAAAATTCGCCGCCTTCACCTCGATCGCCAAATCAGACAGCAAGGGCAAGCGATCGCTTGGATGCGCCAACGTTTGACTCAAAGTGCCCTCCAACCCGTTCAGGAAGCCACCCAGCACTGCGAATTACTCCGCCAAAAGCTCAGTGCGCTTGATCCAGCCGCTGTTTTAAGCCGAGGCTACGCCTTAATTCGTCACACAGACGGCACTGTTGTCCGATCCACTGCACAACTAATGCCAGGGCAAGCACTCACAGTCCAGTTAGCCCAAGGACAAATGCGAGTCACTGTACAAGAAATCACCACCCCAGAGCAAAACTCATGA
- the recA gene encoding recombinase RecA: MAKATKNNEGSEREKALDLVLTQIDRTFGKGTIMRLGDAGRMKIETTPSGALTLDLALGGGIPKGRIVEIYGPESSGKTTLALHIIAEIQKAGGVAAFVDAEHALDPVYSAAIGVDIANLLVSQPDTGEQGLEIVDQLVRSTAVDIVVVDSVAALVPRAEIEGEMGDVHVGLQARLMSQALRKITGNIGKTGCTVVFLNQLRQKIGISYGNPETTTGGNALKFYASLRLDIRRIQTLKKGTEEYGTRAKVKVAKNKVAPPFRIAEFDIIFGKGISTLGCLMDLAEEMNILVRRGAWYSYNGENISQGRDNAIKYMEEKPEFAKEVEKLVREKLEMGAVVSANSVTPTSSGSADEDEDEIEEVDLEE; this comes from the coding sequence ATGGCTAAAGCTACTAAAAATAATGAAGGTTCAGAGCGCGAAAAAGCCTTAGACCTGGTGTTAACACAAATCGATCGCACCTTTGGTAAAGGTACAATTATGCGCCTGGGCGATGCAGGTCGCATGAAGATCGAAACGACTCCTAGTGGGGCGCTCACCCTTGATTTAGCGTTGGGCGGCGGTATTCCCAAAGGACGAATTGTCGAGATTTATGGGCCAGAAAGCTCTGGTAAAACAACGTTAGCGCTACACATTATTGCTGAAATCCAGAAAGCAGGTGGCGTTGCAGCTTTTGTCGACGCTGAGCACGCTCTTGATCCCGTTTACTCGGCGGCGATCGGGGTAGATATCGCTAATCTTCTTGTTTCCCAGCCCGATACAGGCGAACAGGGGCTAGAAATTGTTGATCAGCTGGTTCGTTCTACCGCTGTCGATATTGTGGTGGTAGACTCTGTGGCGGCTCTGGTACCAAGGGCAGAAATTGAAGGAGAAATGGGCGATGTGCACGTCGGTTTACAAGCCCGTTTAATGAGCCAAGCCCTGCGGAAAATCACGGGAAATATTGGCAAAACTGGCTGTACTGTCGTGTTTCTCAATCAGTTGCGCCAAAAAATTGGGATCTCCTACGGCAACCCAGAAACCACAACAGGCGGCAATGCCCTCAAATTCTATGCGTCCCTCCGGCTCGATATTCGTCGGATTCAAACCCTCAAGAAGGGAACTGAAGAATACGGGACTCGCGCCAAAGTCAAGGTGGCGAAAAATAAGGTGGCTCCTCCCTTCCGCATTGCCGAGTTTGACATCATTTTTGGTAAGGGCATTTCTACCTTAGGCTGTCTGATGGACTTGGCTGAGGAAATGAATATCCTCGTGCGGCGCGGTGCCTGGTATAGCTACAACGGCGAAAACATTAGCCAGGGCCGCGATAACGCCATTAAGTACATGGAAGAGAAACCCGAATTTGCGAAAGAGGTAGAGAAGTTGGTGCGAGAAAAACTGGAGATGGGGGCTGTGGTTTCTGCAAACTCTGTGACTCCAACCAGTTCAGGCAGCGCCGATGAGGATGAAGACGAGATTGAAGAGGTCGATTTAGAAGAATAG
- the murJ gene encoding murein biosynthesis integral membrane protein MurJ, whose translation MGRCELPGRDVREPISCELPVSESKRPSELKKSSRSLAGIAGIVAIATLVSKVFGLGRQILVAAVFGVGSAYGAYQFATIIPSFFLILLGGINGPFHSAMVSVLAKKDKREAVPVIETISTLVGLVMLVLTAIVVVSAPQLLTLVAPGLAEKEPLVREIAIHQLRIMAPTAWFAGMIGIGFGALNAADVYWLPSISPLLSSVTIVVAVGGLAFWLGSQVSDPQYALLGGSVLAGAFVVGTVLQWVAQAIAQKQAGLGGFRLRLDLKNPVVKDVLTVMGPALFASGMLQINVYTDMYFTSYLEKPSAAVSALDYANLLVQTPLGILSNVILVPLLPVFSQLSDPQNWGALKQRIRQGILITAIVMLPLSGLMISLSTSIVRVVYQRGAFQTEASQLVATVLIAYAIGMFVYLSRDVLVRVFYALGDSDTPFKISLVNIFLNALFDYLLLPFGVQGLVLATVSVNVLSVIALTYFLNRRLGGLAWRSWAASICGLTLISILSGVTSWGILTMLQNGWSAQNFLIQVLQLAIAGAAGLLTFSLMVSQFRLPEVELFTQQIRQRLGR comes from the coding sequence ATGGGTAGGTGTGAATTGCCCGGACGCGATGTCCGGGAACCCATTTCTTGTGAGCTTCCTGTGTCTGAATCGAAAAGACCGTCCGAATTAAAGAAATCATCGCGATCGCTGGCTGGCATTGCAGGTATTGTGGCGATCGCCACTCTGGTTAGTAAAGTCTTTGGGCTGGGTCGTCAAATACTAGTGGCGGCTGTGTTTGGGGTAGGGTCGGCATACGGCGCTTATCAGTTCGCTACGATCATTCCTAGCTTTTTCTTGATCTTGCTGGGTGGAATTAACGGCCCGTTCCATAGCGCTATGGTCAGTGTTCTCGCCAAGAAGGATAAGCGCGAGGCGGTGCCAGTAATCGAGACGATTTCTACATTAGTGGGACTGGTCATGCTGGTGTTAACGGCGATCGTAGTAGTATCCGCGCCGCAGCTTTTGACCTTAGTAGCACCAGGCTTGGCTGAGAAAGAACCGCTGGTGCGAGAAATCGCGATTCATCAACTGCGAATTATGGCTCCGACGGCGTGGTTCGCGGGCATGATTGGTATTGGCTTTGGGGCTTTGAATGCAGCGGATGTATATTGGTTGCCCTCTATCAGTCCATTGCTGTCGAGCGTGACGATTGTAGTAGCAGTGGGAGGGCTAGCATTTTGGCTAGGGAGTCAAGTCAGTGATCCCCAGTACGCTTTGCTGGGCGGTAGCGTTTTGGCTGGGGCATTTGTGGTGGGGACGGTGTTGCAGTGGGTGGCACAAGCGATCGCCCAAAAGCAAGCAGGCTTGGGCGGCTTCCGGCTTCGCCTTGACCTTAAAAACCCTGTAGTTAAAGATGTTTTAACAGTCATGGGTCCTGCGTTATTTGCCTCAGGAATGCTGCAAATCAACGTTTACACCGACATGTATTTCACGTCTTATTTAGAGAAACCTTCCGCTGCGGTATCGGCTCTAGATTACGCCAATCTGCTCGTGCAGACTCCTCTAGGGATTCTTTCTAACGTGATTTTGGTGCCATTGCTGCCCGTTTTCTCTCAACTTTCTGATCCGCAAAACTGGGGGGCACTGAAGCAACGAATTCGTCAAGGGATATTGATTACGGCGATCGTTATGCTGCCCCTGAGCGGTCTCATGATTTCTCTCTCGACTTCTATTGTCCGGGTAGTCTACCAACGCGGCGCATTTCAAACAGAAGCCTCACAACTGGTTGCAACCGTGCTGATTGCCTATGCGATAGGAATGTTTGTTTATCTGAGCCGGGATGTTTTAGTGCGGGTTTTCTATGCGCTGGGTGATAGCGATACGCCGTTCAAGATCAGCCTGGTTAACATTTTCTTGAACGCGCTGTTTGATTATTTGCTGCTGCCCTTTGGCGTACAGGGTTTGGTTTTGGCAACCGTGAGCGTCAATGTTCTTTCAGTAATTGCGTTAACTTATTTTCTGAATCGACGGCTTGGGGGTTTGGCTTGGCGATCGTGGGCTGCGTCTATCTGTGGATTAACCTTAATCAGTATCCTTTCGGGCGTAACCAGTTGGGGCATATTAACGATGCTGCAAAATGGGTGGAGCGCCCAAAACTTTTTGATTCAAGTCTTACAGCTTGCGATCGCAGGAGCCGCAGGCTTGTTAACGTTTAGTCTCATGGTGAGCCAGTTTAGGCTACCTGAGGTGGAACTGTTTACACAACAGATTCGGCAGCGACTAGGACGATAG
- a CDS encoding trypsin-like peptidase domain-containing protein, whose protein sequence is MITRILAIFLGALLALNPLQALPSWAEPVSTIAPAIALQPTAYPQVPASAPTPKGGSFVAAAVRRVGAAVVRIDTERTITRNPDPVFNDPFFRRFFNDGMVPDAPYEEHLQGQGSGFIVDATGTILTNAHVVNGADQVTVTLKDGRKFKGEVKGADEVTDLAVVKIQVQGGGLPTSDLGDSDQVEVGDWAIAVGNPFGLDNTVTLGIVSTLNRPSVTAGIPEKRLDFIQTDAAINPGNSGGPLLNEQGEVIGINTAIRANAMGIGFAIPINKAKEITSLLARGEKVSHPYLGVQIATLTPELAKQNNSDPNAVIQLPEINGVLVAGIVPNSPAALAGLRRGDVVTQIDGQPLATADQLQNLVDKSKLGQPLRVTVQRGSNTQQVSVRTAELQANRQN, encoded by the coding sequence ATGATCACTCGCATATTGGCAATTTTTCTAGGTGCGCTATTAGCGCTTAATCCCTTACAGGCTTTACCTAGCTGGGCTGAACCTGTTTCGACGATCGCCCCTGCGATCGCGTTGCAACCCACAGCCTATCCTCAGGTGCCAGCTTCTGCCCCTACTCCTAAAGGCGGCAGCTTTGTTGCTGCTGCTGTTAGGCGAGTAGGGGCAGCCGTTGTCCGCATTGACACCGAGCGCACCATCACTCGCAACCCCGATCCGGTTTTCAACGATCCGTTCTTTCGCCGCTTCTTTAATGATGGCATGGTTCCCGATGCCCCCTATGAAGAACATTTACAAGGGCAAGGATCGGGCTTTATTGTCGATGCGACGGGCACTATTTTGACCAATGCCCATGTTGTCAATGGGGCTGATCAAGTGACCGTGACGCTGAAAGATGGACGAAAATTTAAGGGCGAAGTTAAAGGTGCTGACGAAGTGACCGATCTGGCAGTGGTCAAAATTCAGGTGCAGGGCGGCGGATTGCCAACCTCAGACCTAGGAGACTCGGATCAGGTAGAAGTGGGCGATTGGGCGATCGCCGTTGGTAACCCCTTCGGACTCGACAACACAGTCACTCTGGGCATTGTCAGTACTCTCAATCGTCCTAGCGTGACCGCAGGCATCCCCGAAAAGCGCTTAGATTTCATTCAAACTGACGCAGCCATTAATCCTGGCAACTCTGGTGGTCCCTTGCTCAACGAACAAGGCGAAGTGATAGGCATCAACACCGCCATCCGAGCCAATGCCATGGGGATTGGGTTCGCCATTCCCATCAACAAAGCGAAAGAAATCACGTCGCTGTTAGCGCGAGGCGAAAAAGTCAGTCATCCTTACTTAGGCGTTCAAATTGCCACCCTCACCCCCGAACTAGCCAAGCAAAATAACAGTGACCCTAATGCAGTCATCCAACTTCCCGAAATCAATGGTGTTCTGGTTGCAGGCATTGTTCCAAATTCTCCGGCAGCTTTGGCAGGATTGCGACGGGGGGATGTCGTCACGCAAATTGATGGACAACCCCTGGCTACCGCAGATCAGTTGCAAAACCTAGTAGATAAGAGCAAGCTAGGACAGCCGTTGCGAGTAACTGTGCAACGAGGTAGTAATACGCAGCAAGTATCAGTGCGAACTGCTGAATTACAGGCAAATCGACAAAATTAA
- a CDS encoding tetratricopeptide repeat protein, whose translation MNNAPINALLEDLKNPDEGIREKATVELWRIWFHQKGAYGLEIIEQSQVHLDAGEFVKAETVLTDLIQDQPDFAEAWNRRAVLYYLTERYRKSLKDCQQAAALNPVHFGALHGIGLCHAALGEYTEAIHAFRRALEIQPHALINQRLLLECTTRLS comes from the coding sequence ATGAACAACGCTCCCATCAATGCCCTTCTAGAAGATCTTAAGAATCCAGACGAAGGCATCCGAGAAAAAGCGACCGTAGAACTCTGGCGAATTTGGTTTCACCAAAAAGGCGCTTATGGGCTAGAAATTATTGAACAAAGTCAAGTTCATCTAGATGCAGGAGAATTCGTTAAAGCCGAAACGGTCTTAACCGATCTGATTCAGGATCAGCCCGACTTTGCCGAAGCCTGGAACCGTCGGGCAGTGCTGTACTATTTGACCGAACGCTATCGTAAATCTCTTAAAGACTGTCAGCAAGCCGCAGCGCTAAATCCGGTTCATTTTGGTGCACTCCACGGTATTGGACTATGCCACGCGGCTCTGGGCGAGTATACCGAAGCCATTCATGCGTTTCGACGTGCCCTCGAAATTCAACCCCATGCCTTGATCAATCAAAGGCTATTGCTAGAATGCACAACTCGTCTAAGCTAG
- a CDS encoding S-layer homology domain-containing protein: MERLIGAISLTVLLVGVSAVAQVQPQPEGSLSKLISPASKTLLASDKVPADPPLSRAELAQLLVKEFRLRPFSQISQAKVQDVPESYWAHSEIQTVLSRGIMTCDRQGKFHPSQPVPRTEALAILAKAQGEKPLPESTVKAILSRYPDAVQIPKADRSAIAMSLQSGILPLDSGKIAPHTPMTRSAMVRVLSIYKGDNKK, from the coding sequence ATGGAACGATTAATTGGTGCAATTTCCCTCACGGTATTACTAGTGGGTGTGTCGGCAGTCGCACAGGTGCAACCCCAGCCTGAAGGGTCTTTATCTAAACTAATTAGCCCAGCGTCCAAAACTTTACTTGCCTCAGACAAAGTGCCTGCTGATCCGCCCTTAAGCCGGGCTGAGTTGGCTCAACTTTTGGTCAAAGAATTTCGGCTTCGCCCTTTTTCTCAAATTAGTCAGGCTAAGGTTCAAGATGTTCCAGAATCTTACTGGGCACATTCAGAAATTCAAACTGTCTTAAGTCGCGGCATCATGACCTGCGATCGCCAAGGCAAGTTTCATCCTAGCCAACCTGTTCCTAGAACTGAAGCGCTAGCCATTTTGGCAAAAGCCCAAGGAGAAAAGCCTTTACCCGAATCCACTGTGAAGGCTATTCTCAGTCGCTATCCAGATGCTGTTCAGATTCCTAAGGCAGATAGAAGCGCGATCGCCATGTCTCTTCAATCTGGCATTCTTCCCCTCGATTCGGGTAAAATCGCGCCTCACACTCCTATGACTCGGAGCGCCATGGTTCGCGTTCTGAGCATCTATAAAGGAGACAACAAAAAATAG
- a CDS encoding MogA/MoaB family molybdenum cofactor biosynthesis protein produces the protein MAPIPHPDVQPLRVNCAVITVSDTRSAETDSSGQMIQLLLQNAGHEVVDYALVRDEPTQIQALIQALCQRSDVEALIFNGGTGIAPRDTTYDAIARSLDKTLPGFGELFRWLSYAEIGSRAIASRAVAGVCQSKLIFSIPGSTPAVRLAVERLILPELEHLVKQINPNF, from the coding sequence ATGGCTCCTATTCCCCATCCTGATGTTCAACCGCTGAGGGTCAACTGTGCGGTCATTACGGTTAGCGATACTCGCTCTGCCGAGACAGATAGCAGCGGTCAGATGATTCAATTGTTGTTGCAAAATGCCGGGCATGAGGTAGTGGATTACGCCTTGGTTCGAGACGAGCCAACGCAGATTCAAGCCCTAATTCAAGCCCTCTGCCAGCGCTCTGATGTGGAAGCATTGATCTTTAATGGCGGTACGGGTATTGCGCCTAGAGATACAACTTATGATGCGATCGCCCGTTCTCTTGATAAAACGCTCCCTGGATTCGGTGAACTCTTTCGCTGGCTCAGCTATGCAGAAATTGGCTCACGGGCGATCGCATCACGGGCTGTCGCAGGCGTTTGCCAGTCTAAGCTGATTTTCTCAATTCCTGGCTCAACTCCTGCCGTACGTCTTGCAGTTGAGCGCCTAATCTTGCCTGAACTAGAGCATTTAGTCAAGCAGATTAATCCTAATTTTTAA
- the psb28 gene encoding photosystem II reaction center protein Psb28 — protein MAEIQFSRGIAEEIIPDVRLTRSKDGTNGTATFYFEKPKAFEDDSAVSITGMYMIDEEGEITTREVNAKYVNGQPEALEALYVMRSTAEWERFIRFMDRYAAENGLEKG, from the coding sequence ATGGCTGAAATTCAATTTTCTAGAGGTATTGCAGAAGAAATAATCCCCGATGTGCGGCTCACCCGCTCGAAGGACGGTACCAACGGCACTGCCACATTTTATTTTGAGAAACCCAAAGCTTTTGAAGATGACAGTGCGGTTTCAATTACTGGCATGTACATGATTGATGAGGAAGGAGAAATCACCACCAGAGAAGTCAATGCCAAGTATGTCAACGGTCAACCCGAAGCTTTGGAAGCGCTCTATGTCATGAGAAGCACGGCTGAATGGGAGCGGTTTATCCGGTTTATGGATCGCTATGCAGCGGAAAACGGTCTGGAGAAAGGTTAA
- a CDS encoding YtxH domain-containing protein gives MSDNRSGSSGSFVGGLFVGAIVGAVAGLLVAPKTGRETRQLIRKSADALPELVEDLSSSVQLQADRLSETAVRNWDGTLGRLKEAIAAGVEASQREVQDISESRLKVEGRSPIRDSGVR, from the coding sequence ATGTCAGATAACCGTTCTGGATCATCAGGATCGTTTGTTGGAGGTTTGTTTGTTGGCGCTATTGTAGGAGCCGTAGCAGGTTTATTGGTGGCTCCAAAAACTGGACGGGAAACTCGGCAGTTGATTAGAAAATCGGCGGATGCGTTGCCCGAACTAGTTGAAGATTTGTCGAGTAGTGTGCAATTGCAAGCCGATCGCCTCTCTGAAACAGCAGTTCGTAACTGGGATGGAACGCTAGGACGGTTGAAAGAAGCGATCGCGGCTGGCGTTGAAGCAAGCCAACGAGAAGTACAAGATATTTCTGAGTCGCGCTTAAAGGTCGAAGGGCGATCGCCAATTCGTGATTCTGGCGTGAGGTAG
- the guaD gene encoding guanine deaminase, whose amino-acid sequence MSSANSIHAIRGAFLDFVDDPFYVSELESVRYIADGLLVIEAGAIAAFGTYADLHPQYVNVPVTAYPGKLIMPGFIDTHIHFPQLEMIAAYGEQLLEWLNQYTFPTEEKFKDRDYSQKIASLFLDELLKNGTTTALVFATVHPQSVDAFFEEASRRNLRIIAGKVLMDRHAPAALTDTPESAYQDSKKLIQKWHGQGRLLYAITPRFAITSTDEQLQLAGKLLQEFPEVYLHTHLSENPKEVEWVAELFPDRRGYLDVYDQAGLVGKKSVFAHGVHLTDAEFQRLSEAKATLAFCPTSNLFLGSGLFKLHQAKAIAQPVKVGLGTDVGAGTSFSMLQTASEAYKVSQLQGRSLSAFKALFLATLGGAQALSLEDKLGNFQPGKEADFIVLDPQATPLMTIRNAEMPAQSLEDLAKTAFGMMILGDDRAIHAVYIAGDLAYAIADSQN is encoded by the coding sequence ATGTCTTCAGCTAACTCCATCCATGCCATTCGAGGAGCGTTTCTTGATTTTGTTGATGATCCATTTTATGTCTCTGAGCTAGAAAGCGTTCGGTATATTGCCGACGGACTACTGGTGATTGAAGCAGGGGCGATCGCCGCTTTTGGAACTTATGCTGACCTGCATCCTCAGTATGTTAATGTACCTGTAACCGCTTACCCTGGCAAGCTGATCATGCCAGGATTTATTGACACCCACATTCATTTTCCGCAGCTTGAAATGATTGCGGCTTATGGAGAGCAGCTTTTAGAATGGCTTAATCAATACACGTTTCCAACTGAAGAAAAATTTAAAGATAGAGATTACTCACAGAAAATTGCTTCGCTGTTTTTAGACGAACTGCTAAAAAACGGTACAACAACAGCATTAGTATTTGCGACGGTTCATCCTCAGTCGGTCGATGCCTTTTTTGAGGAAGCCAGTCGTCGGAATTTGCGCATAATTGCAGGCAAAGTGCTGATGGATCGGCACGCCCCCGCAGCTTTGACCGACACGCCTGAAAGTGCCTATCAAGACAGCAAAAAATTGATCCAAAAGTGGCACGGTCAGGGACGTTTGCTTTATGCCATTACGCCTCGGTTTGCCATTACTTCGACTGATGAGCAATTGCAGTTAGCCGGAAAGCTGCTGCAAGAATTTCCAGAGGTTTATTTGCATACCCATCTCTCTGAAAACCCAAAAGAGGTGGAATGGGTGGCAGAACTGTTTCCCGATCGCCGAGGTTATTTAGATGTTTATGATCAGGCAGGACTGGTTGGCAAAAAGTCAGTGTTCGCTCATGGGGTGCATTTAACCGATGCAGAGTTTCAACGCTTATCTGAAGCTAAAGCGACCCTGGCGTTTTGTCCTACGTCCAATCTATTTTTGGGGAGTGGATTGTTTAAGCTGCATCAGGCAAAGGCGATCGCTCAGCCCGTGAAGGTGGGACTGGGCACTGATGTGGGTGCAGGAACTAGCTTTTCCATGTTACAGACTGCCAGCGAAGCCTACAAAGTATCGCAGTTGCAAGGGCGATCGCTGTCTGCGTTTAAGGCGCTCTTTTTGGCGACGCTGGGCGGGGCACAGGCGCTTTCTCTAGAAGACAAGTTGGGAAATTTTCAGCCTGGAAAAGAGGCGGATTTTATTGTGTTAGACCCACAAGCCACGCCGCTAATGACCATTCGGAATGCTGAGATGCCTGCGCAGTCTTTAGAAGACCTGGCTAAAACCGCTTTTGGCATGATGATTTTAGGAGACGATCGGGCAATTCATGCGGTTTATATTGCTGGAGACTTGGCTTACGCGATCGCTGACTCACAGAATTAG